A DNA window from Choristoneura fumiferana chromosome 2, NRCan_CFum_1, whole genome shotgun sequence contains the following coding sequences:
- the LOC141444624 gene encoding monocarboxylate transporter 6-like isoform X2: protein MDEAFAHIEGNGKRHCKKDMIPPDGGWGYVVCVGVGFTFMLGFGSSNAFGILFHNFFTEQGSGSGLPLVIGVYNGALSISGFLSGIALKRYSFRQVGLVGAGLFVLGDVLTIFVQRTYQLVFTFGVVRGAGFGVMIPVSFTAFNCYFTKRRTAMMSANQTMSSMASITFPILVTYLLAEYGFRWTLALIMAVDLHLVFAMLVMHPVEWHLIKNPDVCQGDDTEVKEKLPKRHESIQKSIIKMICENVELDLLKDPRFVSTLVGLGFAFVSDVTYLAMEPMLLFSYGFSKMEVATCVMVGAIADLVARFLLAVFTFFYSVDSRKIFFGGTCITIMLRIALVSSSDLWYVFAVTVVSGIVRCSVQVLFPLVLATAAPDDRFPAALALHIIFSGILMLIADPLIGVIYEATGSYTYCFLAMSFCCMICVVLWTIEYIIYRKNRH from the exons ATGGATGAGGCTTTCGCGCATATCGAGGGAAATGGAAAGAGGCATTGCAAGAAGGACATGATCCCTCCCGATGGTGGATGGGGGTACGTTGTGTGTGTTGGCGTCGGATTTACTTTT atgCTGGGTTTTGGATCTTCGAATGCGTTTGGaattttatttcacaatttcTTCACCGAGCAGGGCAGCGGGAGTGGTTTGCCTCTTGTTATAGGGGTGTACAACGGCGCTCTTTCAATATCAG GTTTCCTGAGTGGCATAGCACTGAAGAGATACTCGTTCCGTCAAGTTGGGCTAGTTGGCGCAGGGCTCTTCGTCCTTGGCGACGTCCTGACAATATTCGTGCAACGGACCTACCAGCTCGTCTTCACTTTCGGCGTCGTCAGAG GAGCCGGCTTTGGCGTAATGATTCCAGTCAGCTTCACAGCCTTCAATTGTTATTTCACGAAGCGGCGTACGGCTATGATGAGCGCAAACCAAACTATGAGCAGCATGGCATCAATCACATTCCCCATATTAGTGACTTACCTCCTAGCTGAATATGGGTTCCGTTGGACCCTGGCCCTCATAATGGCAGTGGACTTACATTTAGTCTTCGCCATGCTAGTCATGCATCCTGTCGAATGGCACTTAATAAAGAACCCGGATGTCTGTCAAG GTGACGACACCGAGGTTAAAGAGAAACTACCGAAAAGACATGAATCGATACAGAAAAGTATAAT aaaaatgatTTGCGAGAACGTGGAATTGGACTTACTGAAGGATCCCCGTTTTGTAAGCACTTTAGTGGGCCTGGGCTTTGCCTTCGTCTCCGATGTAACATACTTAGCGATGGAACCGATGTTACTGTTTTCATATGGATTCAGCAAG ATGGAGGTGGCAACTTGCGTTATGGTAGGCGCCATTGCAGATTTAGTAGCCAGGTTTCTACTGGCTGTTTTCACATTCTTCTACTCTGTGGATAGCAGAAAGATATTCTTTGGCGGCACATGCATAACGATCATGCTTCGTATAG CGCTGGTGAGCTCCAGTGACCTTTGGTACGTGTTCGCCGTGACAGTGGTGTCAGGCATCGTGCGCTGCTCGGTGCAGGTGCTCTTCCCCCTGGTTCTGGCCACGGCGGCGCCCGACGACCGCTTCCCAGCCGCGCTCGCCCTGCACATCATATTCTCCGGAATACTGATGCTCATAGCCGATCCGctgatag GTGTCATATACGAGGCGACGGGGAGCTACACCTACTGCTTTTTGGCGATGAGCTTCTGTTGCATGATCTGTGTTGTTCTTTGGACCATAGAATACATCATTTACCGTAAGAATAGACAttga
- the LOC141444624 gene encoding monocarboxylate transporter 6-like isoform X1, whose amino-acid sequence MDEAFAHIEGNGKRHCKKDMIPPDGGWGYVVCVGVGFTFMLGFGSSNAFGILFHNFFTEQGSGSGLPLVIGVYNGALSISGFLSGIALKRYSFRQVGLVGAGLFVLGDVLTIFVQRTYQLVFTFGVVRGAGFGVMIPVSFTAFNCYFTKRRTAMMSANQTMSSMASITFPILVTYLLAEYGFRWTLALIMAVDLHLVFAMLVMHPVEWHLIKNPDVCQELSSKRDVLSVSRIKYDHDESIIKMLPGDDTEVKEKLPKRHESIQKSIIKMICENVELDLLKDPRFVSTLVGLGFAFVSDVTYLAMEPMLLFSYGFSKMEVATCVMVGAIADLVARFLLAVFTFFYSVDSRKIFFGGTCITIMLRIALVSSSDLWYVFAVTVVSGIVRCSVQVLFPLVLATAAPDDRFPAALALHIIFSGILMLIADPLIGVIYEATGSYTYCFLAMSFCCMICVVLWTIEYIIYRKNRH is encoded by the exons ATGGATGAGGCTTTCGCGCATATCGAGGGAAATGGAAAGAGGCATTGCAAGAAGGACATGATCCCTCCCGATGGTGGATGGGGGTACGTTGTGTGTGTTGGCGTCGGATTTACTTTT atgCTGGGTTTTGGATCTTCGAATGCGTTTGGaattttatttcacaatttcTTCACCGAGCAGGGCAGCGGGAGTGGTTTGCCTCTTGTTATAGGGGTGTACAACGGCGCTCTTTCAATATCAG GTTTCCTGAGTGGCATAGCACTGAAGAGATACTCGTTCCGTCAAGTTGGGCTAGTTGGCGCAGGGCTCTTCGTCCTTGGCGACGTCCTGACAATATTCGTGCAACGGACCTACCAGCTCGTCTTCACTTTCGGCGTCGTCAGAG GAGCCGGCTTTGGCGTAATGATTCCAGTCAGCTTCACAGCCTTCAATTGTTATTTCACGAAGCGGCGTACGGCTATGATGAGCGCAAACCAAACTATGAGCAGCATGGCATCAATCACATTCCCCATATTAGTGACTTACCTCCTAGCTGAATATGGGTTCCGTTGGACCCTGGCCCTCATAATGGCAGTGGACTTACATTTAGTCTTCGCCATGCTAGTCATGCATCCTGTCGAATGGCACTTAATAAAGAACCCGGATGTCTGTCAAG AGCTTTCATCAAAACGTGACGTCCTAAgtgtttcgagaataaagtaCGACCATGACGAGTCCattataaaaatgttgccaGGTGACGACACCGAGGTTAAAGAGAAACTACCGAAAAGACATGAATCGATACAGAAAAGTATAAT aaaaatgatTTGCGAGAACGTGGAATTGGACTTACTGAAGGATCCCCGTTTTGTAAGCACTTTAGTGGGCCTGGGCTTTGCCTTCGTCTCCGATGTAACATACTTAGCGATGGAACCGATGTTACTGTTTTCATATGGATTCAGCAAG ATGGAGGTGGCAACTTGCGTTATGGTAGGCGCCATTGCAGATTTAGTAGCCAGGTTTCTACTGGCTGTTTTCACATTCTTCTACTCTGTGGATAGCAGAAAGATATTCTTTGGCGGCACATGCATAACGATCATGCTTCGTATAG CGCTGGTGAGCTCCAGTGACCTTTGGTACGTGTTCGCCGTGACAGTGGTGTCAGGCATCGTGCGCTGCTCGGTGCAGGTGCTCTTCCCCCTGGTTCTGGCCACGGCGGCGCCCGACGACCGCTTCCCAGCCGCGCTCGCCCTGCACATCATATTCTCCGGAATACTGATGCTCATAGCCGATCCGctgatag GTGTCATATACGAGGCGACGGGGAGCTACACCTACTGCTTTTTGGCGATGAGCTTCTGTTGCATGATCTGTGTTGTTCTTTGGACCATAGAATACATCATTTACCGTAAGAATAGACAttga
- the LOC141445511 gene encoding uncharacterized protein, translating into MNAINAKSLINVLKPIFSRHGIPVILQSDNGPPFNSVEFRQFLQEWGIQHTTSSPHLPRSNGLAESGVKIIKRILMKCDESGSDPHLALLQYRITPRSNLPSPSQLLMSRSLRTQMPVVLEHLRPKLENKQEYSEKKTHSKQRQKFYFDKKAKNLPDIHVGDLVWYKKNPQSKWIPAKVVNKCKEPRSFIVETEDGVTYRRNRQHLMKSTSTPLGLIPEIKKHEREIRPQERFKVITEELKEEQVDNERKIEVERADGSTGETGNSVKVTRSGRQIKPPSRYNDYY; encoded by the coding sequence ATGAATGCTATAAATGCTAAGTcattaattaatgttttaaagCCTATTTTCAGTCGACATGGGATCCCTGTTATTTTGCAAAGTGACAATGGGCCACCTTTTAACTCTGTTGAATTTCGTCAGTTTTTACAAGAGTGGGGCATTCAGCATACAACATCTAGTCCACATTTACCCAGATCCAATGGTTTAGCAGAATCAGGAGTGAAGATTATTAAACGTATACTGATGAAATGTGATGAATCGGGTTCTGATCCACATTTGGCCCTGCTACAATACAGGATAACGCCAAGAAGTAATTTACCATCGCCTTCTCAACTACTAATGTCGCGTTCGCTTAGGACACAAATGCCTGTGGTCCTAGAGCATTTGAGACCAAAATTGGAGAATAAACAAGAATATTCAGAAAAGAAAACGCACAGTAAACAGAgacaaaagttttattttgataagaAAGCAAAAAACTTACCAGATATACATGTGGGAGATTTAGTTTGGTACAAGAAAAATCCGCAATCTAAATGGATACCTGCTAAAGTAGTAAATAAGTGTAAAGAACCTAGGTCATTTATTGTGGAAACAGAGGATGGAGTTACTTACCGTAGAAACCGTCAACATTTAATGAAATCTACCAGCACGCCGTTGGGATTAATCCCTGAGATTAAGAAACATGAACGAGAGATAAGGCCTCAAGAAAGATTTAAAGTGATAACAGAAGAACTGAAGGAGGAGCAAGTGGATAATGAGAGAAAAATAGAAGTCGAAAGAGCAGACGGGAGCACAGGAGAGACAGGGAACTCAGTAAAGGTGACAAGAAGTGGTAGACAGATCAAACCACCTAGCAGATATAATGATTACTACTAG